TGTGCATATGAATAATAACCACCTAATTTACCACAGTGATAGTCTCTGGCGAGGGAGTATAAGAGGGGAAGAGAGGCAGCTTTTTACGTATAtcatatgttttatgtatattgattatgtattatataaaattatttatataaatatatacattatatacttatgcattatgtatataaataatgtgttatataatataaaacatatgatatatattactagagttatatatgtataaacattttaattacatatataatgtttaaaggtgtagaattatattattttctatacatTCCTTTATGTTGGTAGTACTTCATAAAGTATAAGATAGCTCACTTGTGAAAGGAGAGAAGGCAAAGAAATTCAGTGATAACTCTATGCAAATGACAGAGACAGAGCCTACAACAGGGGAAATGAGAAGCAATTTAGAGTTGTCAGGACACAATGAATAAGAGGTGTTCCTGACAGAATTGGCATCTGTATGGGAAATAGCAGTTACAATTCGACTTGTGATAGTGAAGCTAGAAGCTCTCTCTAGTGGTCATTTTGTACTTTAAATCTGAATCAAATATCTGATAACAATTAATACACGCTCACATGGCaggttttaaaattagaaataatttttagtgaaataaaaGACATTAACATCTTCCATCTATTTAAATGGTCTTCTCTGATAGCTAGTCATAATGAGAATTTATCTCatcaaattaagaaataatattaaaaaagaagatctTATCATGTGGCATTCTTCATTGGAACTTTCTATGAAAGGATGGCTTAGCAGTTTAAAGAGATCTTATAACTTCTAATCCTTTGCTTTTTGGAACAGTGTCGACATAGACCATGTTCCTGACTACATGGACAcatcttttttggaaaaagaaaattctcaaaattaaCATGTCTGGGACTATGTTAATTTTTACAGTTAGGATTACTTCTATACTTTggtcaaatattttcaataagtgAAATACTCCTGCTGGCCATGCTTTGATTGATTTTATCTTTAAACCATTCTAGACAATAATAAACTCTCAACCCATTTTAAGTGCTTGCCACATTTTGTAATATGCTTATGACCCCATTTTCCAGAATCTTTGTGGTAATTTTTATAACATAGTTACCctgcaagtaattttttttcctttaaaacccCAAATAGCTTTCAGATGATGAATAGTTACAACATATTCTATTGTTATTATCTGGATTTTAAATCTTGAGATCATATGGCAGTATCTCTTTCCTCCCTGTGTTCCTTAGAACAGCCCTGTGTAGGAATGTTACTTAAGTTATACTATTTAATTATGTTGCTGATGAAGATATGATGATGAAATTAAGACACAGAACATCCTTAATCATTCGTGACATCTGTGTTAccagttatttttgttgtttgtgttgCCATAGTCATCCAAGCCTCATGGTTCACTCAATGTGCCAAGACATTCTAATAAATATTATGTCAATCTGGTCAGAAAACTGTAACTGTAATTCCAAAGTATTTGCTGGATTTTAGATAATAACAGGAAGTAAACATTTCACCTTAATGTTTTAATAGATGCAGCATTATGTTCATCTTTTTAACAGGGGCAATAACATGCCTGAACTGATCATTCTGCTGTGAAAACATCACCACCTGGAAACAGTCCAGTTAAAAACTCTTGGctaaataactatattttcttcACTCCTCAGAGGCTTTCTCATCACTTTATTGGTCACAaaactatttttctgtttcacGGTCATATTCCCAGAGCATTGCCTGACCTTGGAATTAGACACTGGATTTGCCACAGGTGGGTGTTTGGGGTGACCTTTCAAACTGTACTGCATTTCGTTAGAACTTTCAATATAGAAAAGTAAAGCATAATATCATGTTCTTAGTAAAAGACAATATCATCATCCTTTTCCAAGTCATAAGAAGTTCAGAGGTAAAACCTTTAAAACAAACTCACCCAATTAGTAATCTCTTAAACACTAGACTAAAACCAATCTGCTTATTTCACAGCCAACTGCTGCTCTATTGACGTTCTTTCTAGAAAAGCATAAActagagggaagaaaaatgaaggaggaaAATACCAAGAGAACAAAAAAAGGGCATAAAATATTGTATTTGAGATGGCAGGATTTCTAGAGGCTTTGGAAATTTCTCTCCATCTTTTATTCTCCAGGATTCCAGACACATATTTggattaatttattatttctacatGACTACCTAAACCTACTCTGTCACTCTTTTAGTTGAATTGACTCAAATCATGATTTGCCActttaataaacagaaaattatattGTCTAAGAGTGAGTCAGTGGTGTTGAACTAATGAATTATCTGTCCTTGgagaaatcatttatattttctgtgcCAAAATTTACTTCCTTAGCATAGGTAAGCTCTAGTTTCCCTTCCAGCCCTATAAGCTTATGTCTGTATGAATTTGAAATATACTTTCCCTTCATGATATGTGCCtttaattatacttttattaTGATAAATGCAATATGAGATAGTTTATATCTTTGATATGAATCTTTGTATTGAATTAcatgaagtaaatattttatttaaaataaattctttcattgattcttttcttgcatttttccttctgttgTTAGCTTTCTTCTCAATAGATGGTGCTCTTTTCTCAGAGACATTACTTATCTTATTCCTCATTCAAAGATCATGAAAATTAGTTTTACTCTTAACGATCATTAATTAGATAAATCAAACATATATGTAGAAAGAATTGATTACAAGCCACTTGCTGCACCTTGGTAATGCAAACATAAAGgagaaaatcattattaaatgatTAGAAAGCTCCACTGCAATTGCAATTCCTGCCGAATAGATGAAGCCAATATTGCAGTCAAATATGAAAATGCCACGTTCACTACGTACATAGAACCCCTAGTAGGAAGAAACCCCTAAGTTAGGAGTGATTTTCAGtgttaaaataattatcaattttaacaaaagtaaaaatacagtATTCAATATTAACATGTAGGATTTGAATATATGCATCAACACTAACACAATCTACATGAATCTTAATATCGAGAGTTTGCATACACTTTGCCACATAAACCTGAGGCATCTGGAATAGAAAGGGAGTTACAaactcttaaaataatttcactggATAAAGCATTGTCTCATTTTTCCGGAGCAATCATTACAACTTTCTATGTAATAGTTTATAATCCAGAATTATGATGCTTTTGGTTACCTCTAACTCATTTCAACTTTTGGAGGCATTGAAAAACAGTCATGTCCCACAGTTCTGAACCACCTAACCATTCCTGATTCGGTTTGTGACTCCCCTAACAGATTTGCAGCTGCCAACTGCACACTCGACTAGGCAACACAGCTATCATGTTTGTTACAGCAAAACAACACTGTTTACGGTGGAAAGACACCAGGAAAACTTCCTCTATGAGTGTGCCTCTAGGATGGAAGAGTGAGGTAAGGGCTGATCAGGGATGGGGAGTGGGGCCGCGGTGCAGCAAAATACACCGGAACCAGCAGCAGGGGTGGGAAAGTTGCCAACGTTCATCTCCGAAAAGAACTGAGAAGGAAACCTgctctccatccccctcccccagttgGGGGTAGAATAACTAGAATTTCTCTTCCACTGTTCACAAATGACTGTTTCTGCAGCTCCTGTGGATGAAGCAAGCTGTAAGATAAGGAGCGTTCTCCCCCTCCCCTAGAGCTTTATAGATTTTACCTAAGCAACTTCTCTGTTCCTGAGATTTTGGATTCTTTCTCAGTGGAGGGACGCAGAGAAAAGTAGGTCTTGTACTCAAACAGCAACCACTCTAACTACTGTCACCTCCACATTTTCCCCTGTTCACCTCCTTTCCCTCATCCTCCCGCCAAAAACTCTGCCTGGGGGGACCCAGATGTCCCTTTAGGCCACTATCCGCCACTGAAATCTCCACTCGGAGCCCCGTCGCCTTCCTTACCTGACAATCACATACATGACCAGGAAGTTTCCGAAGAGACCCACCACGCACACGATGGAGTAGAGGGCCATGATGGTGACGGCCGTGATCATGGAAGGACTGCCGGTCGGAGGGCACAGGCTGTCACTCCCGCCCAGCTCGGTGCGGTTCCGAATGCATGGGTCGGACAGGTTGCCTTCTAAGTGGGAGAAGTTGACCCAGGAGCTGGGGCTAGGTACTGTGGAGCAAATTGAAGAGGGCGAGAAGGGATCAGTGCAATCGCTGGCGTTTCGGGGGTCAGCGCTGCTGTCCATGGTGCTGACGGCTGGGCGGCTGGGACCACGCAGTGAGGTAACCGCGAACACCCGGGCTTTTCGGGTTCCACGCGCCTCCGCCGCTTCCTCCAGCCCCCGCCACAGCTCCTGCTACTTCTTACAGAAACCGACCCAGGCGGAGCCAGAGAGGAGCGTCAGGCAGAAGGAGAGCTAAGCTTCTGGCATTATCTTCTGCTTgttgccccctccctcccatcttAGAAGTACACAGGCGCATCCCTAACCCCACACCgctcgggggaggggagggagggctgtgCGGGATCcggaggctggagaggagggaggagagagaagtggaTTTTGCGCAAAGCGATCCAACGAGTTGGTCTCTGCACTCAGCACTCGCACTTGTAtgggggggtgcggggggagcAGAACCAGGAAGGGAgttggagggaaggggtggggagtgagATAAACAGAATTTTTGGCGACTGTAAAGCATAAGAAAGGGAGCTGACATCACCGTTTTTCCAGTGCCTTTTTCTCAGGGCAACATGACAGGAAAGACACTGGCCGATGAAACCCTAACTCTCCACCCCGGCACCCTTCCATTCCTGCTGTCCTAGCAGTCATTTGGGGCAGGGTACACAAAACCCTCTTGAGCCCTCCTTACCTCAGACCCACCGGTCCGCGAAAAGGTCATTATGTGTTTCTTAGGAGTAAATGAGAATATCCAACCCTTCAAACCTGCTTGAATCCGGAGTGATTCCTTCtctgcaaaagaaaagagaaacaaactttgAGAGAGGAAATCTATACTCCATATTCTCTTATTTCTCCTGGAGTGGAAGATTTATTTGCATTTGATTTCTATCTTGGTGAGGAAAAGACACAAGAACTGGCTGcagaaatcagagctgtggcatCCAGGAAGGTCAAAGATAGATAAGAGCGGCATTCCATGTGTAAATCTCATAGCTTTGGAATTATTAATTACGGTTTTATCACCAGATTTCCTACATGTGCTTCTCAGTAGAAGACTAAGAAAAACCAATATTTGCATTATTTCAATGTTTTCTAGTGTAGACAAACCAGGAGAAACTCTATAGACTTCTGGAACTGGAAAGGCTCACACAAGGTTGAGGAatattgatacattttaaaatttgatatttcACTTCTAAATCCACAAATGCTTTCACTTCAGGAGTaaggttttgtcttattttttaattttttatttttttgataaagtTAACACTAATCTCTGAAGTAATTCTCATTTCTGTACCTGGATATGTTTGTCTATGTATATAtcatttaacaataaaaattatcattaaatcTCCCTGGTTATTTGTATAAAGTTATATTCTTGGGGAGCAGGGACAAGAGGTGAGATAGGGAGCTTGGAAAGAACATGTAATTCCATTATTAGTAtcactattgttattattatttttgtcttttgtcattttagggctgcgcctgtgccatagggaagttcccaggctaggggtcgaattggagcgacagctgccagcctacgccacagccgcagcaacgctggatctgagccacctctgcgacctacaccacagctcactgcaacgctggctccctaacccactgagcaagtcctgggattgaacccgcaacctcatgattcctagtcggatccctttcctctgcgccacaacgggaattcccaattccaatattatttttatcatttgtctAGGAAACGGATAACACCAGTAAACTCTACTAATCAAAGGTGATTTCATCAATGTTcagtattatttttatccttttatgttAAAGCGTATGATTTCAGCAATCAAATGTTACAAAGATCTCCTAACGATTAATACAACTACCTTTCTACATATTGTCTTCTAAACTAATTAATTCAGTCATGGTGGGCTGAAGTCTGTTTGCCATTATTCAATCTCTTGAGAATACGCACAGAACAAGTCAAAGCTACTTTACGTGAAAGACAAATAAGAACAGTATAATAAGCCTGGACTTGAAGTCAAATCATTTTGTGAACCTtagatttttaccttttaaaactttttaaatgtagGAATTTGGATACGTTTCTTTACCTGACTGAATGACAGTTTTGTTatcagtgaggaaaaaaataaggataataccTTATATGACTTTTAGCAAGATTAAATGAGATTCACAATGCAATAGtagttatttaataaataactCATTATGATTATACTCCATATACTTGAAAATACCTGAGTAGTCTCTTCTGCAGGTTAAATGTTAGCTTccttaggttttttattttattttattttattttttgggttccacctgtagcacatggaggttcccaggctaggggtcaaatcagagctgtagccgccggcctacaccacagtcacaacaactgCCAGATaggagctgggtctgcaacctacaccacagcttatggcaatgccggatccttaacccactgagtgaggccagggatcaaacttctgtcctcatggatgctagtcagatttgattccactgaaccacgacgggaagtctCTTAGGTTTTCCCTCATAAGACATAGTTTTGAGTGCTTTCAGTAGCCTGGCCTCTTTTCTAGTCACATTATAGTTTGCTTATCTGCTCTTAAAACAGTGTCCCAAGAATGGCCCAATCAGTACACCCTGAGCAAAATTATAAACTCCCTGTTTCTATCAACACAGGTTTTGGaaagttcattcatttttgcttttgaagtCATATTGCTCTCTTGACTCTCCTTAGGTCTCGTATTGGCCAAATTTCTTAACCTGGTccaagtcattcaacaaatatttatttattttttacttttatttttacttttattttttgctttttttttttagggctgtaccagcggcacatagaagttcccaggctagggattgaaatggagctgcagttgctggcctacaccatagccacagcaaggctggatctgagaCAATGTCTGAGAACTACCCCAAAGCTCacgccagtgctggatccttaacccactgagggaggccagggatcaaacctgtgtcctcatggatactagtcagattcttttccacttcaccataatgggaactccaacaaatatttattaatgatcTACTTTGGACTCGTGCTGGgacttaaaaagatatatgctatTATTTTTGATTACAGAAATTTACCTTCTATGCCCCGTGAgtcatgtttttcttctcctATAAATTCATGGTTGTATGAAAAGGATCTGAATATAACAttacaattttttatatttaaattacatttaatcaGAACTGGTCCACGATTCCCTTCCAACAAGATCTTTTAGAATGATGATTCAGTCATCTTCTGTATGCAtgcttcctattttatttatttatttatttatttatttatttatttatttatttatttatttatttatttatttttggtaatgcCTTCAGCCtgcagaagatcccaggccagggattaaacccacaccactagcagtgacccgagtcacagcggtggcaacaccagatccttaacccactggaccacctGGGAACCCCATACTTCCTcctttatatactttatttactCGCTCAGCTTTCTGTGTTCTATAGTAAGATTCCTGAGGGCAGTTCAATCACTGCACGGTGGAGTCCCCTCCTTGCTCTCTCtgtgtaataaatatatatgtacataaattatgctttagtttattttaaaaataatgagcatATTTCTTaaatgctatggactgaatgctGGTGTGCTCCTCCAATTCATACACTGAAGTTCTAACTGCCGATGGGATGGTGTCAGAGGATGCGGGTctctgggaggtaattaggtcttGAGGTGAAAGCTTCACGAGTGGGTTTTGACCCTATATGAGGAAATCCCAGAGGACTTCCTATCTCGCGTTCCACTATGCAGCTGTACAATGAGGAGGCGGCAGTCGTCTGCAACCCAGAAGAAGGCCCCTCACCAGAACCCAAACATCTGGGCACCCCTTCCATAACTGCGAGAAAtgc
The nucleotide sequence above comes from Phacochoerus africanus isolate WHEZ1 chromosome 2, ROS_Pafr_v1, whole genome shotgun sequence. Encoded proteins:
- the OPRM1 gene encoding mu-type opioid receptor isoform X5, with amino-acid sequence MDSSADPRNASDCTDPFSPSSICSTVPSPSSWVNFSHLEGNLSDPCIRNRTELGGSDSLCPPTGSPSMITAVTIMALYSIVCVVGLFGNFLVMYVIVRFHRLYTNIFSPNLVLGKPAENLCFHLCLHHACPHHYSVLRADDLTPQECSHALWLQRKG